In Herbinix luporum, a single window of DNA contains:
- a CDS encoding N-acetylmuramoyl-L-alanine amidase — MLINVDAGHGSNTPGKRTPPMPKAIHIDGVIDIKKGEQYREHYANVGVASLLVKELKRCGFKTMQTGFNDDNPYDDPDTPVATRQKAIAKAKCDYSISIHFNAYGDGKNFNSAEGVGVFIHKKYPGQSKGLADAVLKNLIKGTKQKNRGVKTGEFAIVNCNKLGVKAAILVELAFMTNLREATEMMANKEFWKESAKEICMGVCEFAKVKYVPEKYIPSKAISPNSSKADIKWAQEKLNGVLPNWVPRLTTDGVYGPKTRIAVLIYWDQLGWGTHMRDDGKKIGKSTIEALAAGRKK; from the coding sequence ATGTTAATAAATGTTGATGCAGGACATGGAAGTAATACCCCCGGCAAGAGAACACCCCCAATGCCTAAAGCCATACATATAGATGGGGTAATTGATATTAAAAAAGGGGAACAGTATAGGGAACACTATGCCAATGTAGGAGTCGCCTCACTATTGGTTAAAGAATTAAAAAGATGCGGCTTTAAAACCATGCAGACCGGATTTAATGATGATAATCCTTATGATGATCCGGACACACCTGTAGCAACAAGACAGAAGGCTATAGCAAAGGCAAAATGTGACTACAGTATTTCTATTCACTTTAATGCCTATGGGGACGGAAAAAATTTTAACAGTGCAGAGGGAGTTGGAGTTTTTATTCATAAGAAGTATCCGGGACAGTCTAAGGGCTTGGCAGATGCGGTTTTAAAGAATTTGATAAAGGGAACAAAACAGAAAAATAGAGGGGTTAAGACCGGGGAGTTTGCCATAGTAAATTGTAATAAACTTGGGGTAAAGGCAGCTATATTGGTGGAACTGGCCTTTATGACTAACCTAAGAGAGGCAACTGAGATGATGGCCAATAAAGAGTTCTGGAAAGAAAGTGCTAAAGAGATCTGTATGGGTGTATGTGAATTTGCCAAGGTTAAGTATGTTCCTGAAAAATATATACCTTCCAAGGCCATAAGCCCTAACTCATCCAAAGCAGATATTAAATGGGCCCAGGAAAAGCTTAATGGGGTACTGCCTAACTGGGTGCCAAGACTTACTACAGATGGGGTATACGGACCGAAAACTAGGATTGCTGTGCTTATATATTGGGATCAACTGGGTTGGGGAACTCATATGCGTGACGATGGAAAGAAAATTGGTAAGTCTACAATAGAAGCCTTGGCAGCAGGGAGAAAGAAATAA
- the sfsA gene encoding DNA/RNA nuclease SfsA yields the protein MIFNYDIRFGSFIKRPNRFIAHIDLDGQEIISHVPNTGRMHELLIPGTCVLLSYHPSEKRKTKYELRMVKKNDKWFSIDSQLPNALAYEAISKGVIEELKGYTEIKREVKYQNSRFDLQLSGDNQLCFVEVKGVTLEKEGWSYFPDAPTERGRKHIDELIHAVRSGYRAVLLFIVQFEQAKGFSPNKVTDPAFAAKLKEAIEAGVEVLSYGCMITPEEIKVVDKIPIIV from the coding sequence ATGATATTTAATTACGATATAAGATTTGGAAGCTTTATCAAAAGGCCAAACCGCTTTATTGCCCATATAGATTTAGATGGCCAAGAAATAATCAGCCATGTACCTAATACAGGAAGAATGCACGAATTATTAATTCCGGGAACTTGTGTTTTGCTATCCTATCATCCTTCTGAAAAAAGAAAAACTAAGTATGAACTAAGAATGGTTAAAAAAAATGATAAATGGTTCTCCATCGACTCCCAACTTCCCAATGCCCTGGCTTATGAAGCCATATCAAAGGGTGTTATTGAAGAATTAAAAGGATATACTGAGATTAAAAGGGAAGTAAAATATCAAAACAGCCGTTTTGACTTACAACTAAGTGGGGATAATCAGCTATGTTTTGTTGAAGTTAAGGGGGTTACTTTAGAAAAAGAAGGCTGGTCATACTTTCCCGATGCTCCCACAGAGCGGGGAAGAAAACATATAGATGAATTGATACATGCTGTACGGTCTGGTTATAGGGCTGTTCTTTTATTTATAGTCCAATTTGAGCAGGCCAAGGGTTTTTCACCTAATAAAGTTACAGATCCTGCTTTTGCAGCTAAGTTAAAAGAAGCTATAGAAGCCGGAGTTGAAGTGCTATCTTATGGCTGTATGATAACACCTGAGGAAATTAAAGTGGTAGATAAGATACCTATTATAGTATGA
- a CDS encoding glycerate kinase has protein sequence MKVVVAIDSLKGSLSSMEAGMAIKEGIHKACEAEVIVKPLADGGEGTVDALLYGMGGYKVKIEATGPLNDKISCSYGILKDNKTAIIEIAEAAGIKLIAADKLNPLYTTTYGVGEMIKDAIQRGCRNFIIGIGGSATNDGGIGMLKALGYDFFDSNGNSLSPIGKNLGLIANISADNALKELSECSFRIACDVNNPLYGPMGAAYIFGPQKGASSEMVEILDLGLQNYSEAVKRIFAKDTAAIPGTGAAGGLGYGFLTFLKAKLESGIDIILDEIKLEDDIKDADFVITGEGKLDFQTAMGKAPIGVAKLAKKYGKKVIAFGGGVTEDAYKCNEEGIDAFFSILQLPMTVEEAMEYETARKNLVATSTQVFRLINALN, from the coding sequence ATGAAGGTTGTTGTAGCAATTGATTCACTAAAAGGAAGTCTTTCCTCCATGGAAGCCGGTATGGCTATTAAGGAAGGTATTCATAAAGCCTGTGAGGCAGAGGTGATTGTAAAACCCCTTGCAGACGGAGGGGAGGGAACTGTTGATGCTTTACTATACGGAATGGGGGGATATAAAGTTAAAATTGAAGCCACAGGTCCCCTCAATGATAAAATATCATGTTCATATGGAATATTAAAAGACAATAAAACAGCTATTATAGAGATTGCTGAAGCAGCCGGAATAAAATTGATAGCTGCAGACAAACTAAATCCCCTATATACCACAACCTATGGAGTAGGTGAGATGATTAAAGATGCCATACAAAGAGGCTGTCGCAATTTCATTATAGGTATAGGTGGAAGTGCCACTAATGACGGTGGAATCGGTATGCTAAAAGCCTTAGGTTATGACTTCTTTGATTCTAACGGCAATTCTCTCTCCCCCATAGGAAAAAACCTAGGTTTAATAGCAAACATAAGTGCAGATAATGCCTTAAAGGAATTATCTGAATGTTCTTTTAGGATTGCTTGCGACGTTAACAATCCCCTTTATGGCCCTATGGGGGCTGCTTATATCTTCGGCCCCCAGAAAGGGGCAAGTTCTGAAATGGTAGAAATACTTGACTTGGGCCTGCAAAATTATTCTGAGGCTGTTAAAAGGATTTTTGCTAAGGACACCGCAGCCATACCCGGTACCGGTGCTGCAGGGGGACTTGGATATGGATTTTTGACCTTTCTTAAGGCCAAGCTTGAATCCGGTATAGATATTATCCTTGATGAAATCAAGCTGGAAGATGATATTAAAGATGCCGATTTTGTAATTACCGGAGAAGGAAAATTAGACTTTCAGACTGCCATGGGTAAAGCCCCCATAGGGGTGGCTAAACTGGCAAAAAAGTATGGAAAGAAAGTCATTGCTTTTGGCGGCGGTGTAACTGAAGATGCTTATAAATGCAATGAAGAAGGAATTGATGCCTTCTT